The Girardinichthys multiradiatus isolate DD_20200921_A chromosome Y, DD_fGirMul_XY1, whole genome shotgun sequence genome has a window encoding:
- the LOC124864132 gene encoding uncharacterized protein LOC124864132: MVTINGRYDLRMPELVCEACDVTWTSEVHDLNLSDYWPATLHFSTLYGTDVFFTFEEMKMAAPGLSCQAFLKMLDQRTVRFGRTGKISTDSFQKSFFEWEAVRYDIDKMLRKDPFTCQACTPDMLAVSVDGNRKHYRFKNAARSEEQAIFEDIFIARDEDVGRFVDYVHKTTRHVSGRGVCGGEWSAARETSHRSSSKLDEEGLELVYWPYLERVTKSCPELQHLLQMKPFLWVFQAKAHDFKCEVKWNGAYQDGAGLTLGEEVEQCNAFLSRIAVTTKHMSKPGWTDMLTLMAMRWNQLKLDNLAISLTRRYQKATKALQTQLQNLESLRIEISVSDSQLGDWVSDVKEWAEAATTSTTDADSLVGRIEVLVASIKRRSQRLYKDTDGNKARAKICRKIREEKGILTLAVEKYNRLVPDTEILCLEEILSGDPVWPWQQPHSDSVLQ; the protein is encoded by the exons ATGGTCACAATCAATG gtCGTTATGATCTAAGAATGCCGGAGCTGGTGTGTGAGGCGTGCGACGTTACTTGGACTTCTGAAGTCCATGACCTAAATTTAAGTGATTACTGGCCTGCCACCCTTCACTTTTCCACTCTTTATGGAACTGATGTCTTCTTCACATTTGAAGAAATGAAAATGGCGGCACCAGGTCTCTCCTGCCAAGCATTTCTAAAAATGCTGGATCAACGAACTGTCCGCTTTGGCCGT actgGGAAGATCTCGACAGACAGCttccagaaaagtttttttGAATGGGAAGCTGTAAgatatgacatagataaaatgTTAAGGAAGGATCCCTTCACGTGTCAAGCATGTACCCCAGATATGCTTGCAGTTTCAGTGGATGGAAACCGCAAACATTACCGTTTTAAGAATGCAGCAAG ATCCGAAGAACAGGCTATTTTTGAGGACATCTTTATAGCCAGGGATGAAGACGTGGGAAGATTTGTGGACTATGTACACAAAACAACCAGACAT GTTTCTGGAAGAGGTgtttgtggtggtgagtggTCAGCAGCTAGAGAGACTTCCCACAGATCCAGCAGTAAGCTGGATGAGGAGGGATTGGAGCTTGTG TACTGGCCATATCTTGAAAGAGTGACAAAAAGTTGCCCTGAGCTCCAACACCTTCTGCAAATGAAGCCATTTCTCTGGGTTTTCCAAGCCAAAGCCCATGACTTCAAATGTGAG GTCAAGTGGAATGGAGCATATCAGGATGGAGCTGGTTTGACCTTAGGggaggaagtggagcagtgtaATGCATTTCTCTCAAGGATTGCAGTTACCACAAAACATATGTCCAAACCTG GATGGACAGACATGCTGACTCTTATGGCCATGCGTTGGAATCAGCTAAAATTGGACAACTTGGCCATCTCACTGACGCGTCGTTATCAAAAG GCCACAAAAGCTCTTCAAACTCAGCTTCAGAACCTGGAGTCCCTAAGAATAGAGATTTCAGTGTCTGACAGTCAACTGGGTGACTGGGTCAGTGATGTAAAGGAGTGGGCAGAAG cagcaacaactaGCACAACGGATGCAGATTCCTTAGTGGGCCGAATTGAAGTTCTGGTTGCAAGCATCAAAAGACGATCCCAGCGTCTTTATAAAGACACTGATGGAAACAAAGCTCGTGCCAAGATTTGCCGCAAGATCAGAGAGGAAAAAGGAATTTTGACACTGGCTGTGGAAAAGTACAACAGATTGGTTCCAGACACAGAAATTCTGTGCTTGGAAGAAATTCTGTCTGGTGACCCAGTTTGGCCATGGCAGCAACCACACAGTG actCAGTCTTACAATAA